From the genome of Burkholderia cepacia ATCC 25416:
TGAAGCACGAGGACACGATTCTTGCCGCGGTGGCCGGCTTCGTCGACACGCTGAGCTTCGTCGCGCTGTTCGGGCTGTTCACCGCGCACGTGACCGGCAACTTCGTGCTGATCGGCGCGGGGGCCGCGGGGTTCGGCCAGGGCGTCCTGCTGAAGCTGAGCGTGTTTCCCGCGTTCGTGTGCGGTGTCGTCGCGAGCAGCCTGATCGCGCGCGCGTTTTCCGGGCGGCCCGCGTGGCAGGGCACGCGGGCGCTGCATGCGGTCCAGGCCGTGCTGCTGCTCGGCTTCTGCGCGGCCGGCGTGTGGGCGTCGCCCGTCACGCAATCCGACAGCCTGCCGGTGCTGCTGGCCGGCATCGTCGGCACGTTCGCGATGGGCATCCAGAACGCGCATCCGCGCGTGATCGCGCGCGCCGGCGTGCCGAACACGGTGATGACCGGCAACGTCACGCAGGCGATTCTCGACGTCGTCGACCTGCTGTCCGCCGGCACGCCCGACAGCGTGCGCACGGCGGCACGCGCGCGCTTCGCGAAGATGTGGCCGGCGATCGTCGCGTTCGCGCTCGGCGCGATGGCCGGCGCGCTGGGCTTTCGCTATCTCGGGTTCTGGGCGCTTCTGGCTCCGGCCGTCGCGCTCGCGGGACTGGCGGCCTGCGCGGGGATGTCCGCCGGCACCGCCGCGCGGGAGCATGCGTGATCGGGCGGCGCGGCGGGCTGCGCGGCGGCCGCGACCGGCGAGCGGGTCGCGCGGATGCACGCGAGCGTGACCGAACGGCCGCGGCGGTCGGGCAGCTTCGGGCGATGCCGCGAGCCGCTCGCCTCGACCGGCTTGCCCGCGCGTCGCTCGTCGCGGGGCTGCTGCTCGCGGGTACCGATGCGGCTCGAGCGGATGCGGAGACCGCACCGGCCGCCGCCGATGGCGCACCCGCCGCGACCTGCACGGCCAAGCGGCCGACCGTGCTGTTCAACCGCTGGCAGGAGGACTGGTCGGTGCTCGCGAATCCGTGCGTGCCGCGCGCACCGCTCGACGGCTTGAAATATATCCCGCTCGGTAACGATCCGGCTTCCTATCTGTCGCTCGGCGTGAACCTGCGCGAGCGCCTCGAGACCAACGACGCGCCGCTGTTCGGCATCGGCTCCGCGCAATCGGATACGTACCTGATCCAGCGTGTCGAGGTGCATGCCGACGCGCATCTGGGCCAGCACTGGCAGTTCTTCGTGCAGTTGCAGGACGACCGCGCATTCGGCAAGAACACGATCTCGCCGGTCGACAGGAACCCGCTCGATCTCGAGCAGGCGTTCGCGACCTACACGGGCGCGCTCGGCGGCGGGACGTTCAAATTCCGCGTCGGCCGGCAGGAGATGGCGTTCGACCTGCAGCGTTTCATCGCCGCGCGCGACGGCCCGAACGTGCGGCTGGCGTTCGATGCGGTGTGGGCCGACTACGAGTACCGGAAGTGGCGCTTCATCGCGTATGCGACGCAGCCGGTGCAGAACCGCACCGTGTCCGCGTTCGACGACGTGTCGAACCGCGACCTCACGTTCAGCGGCGTGCGCTTCGAGCGGCAGTCGGTCGGGCCCGGCGACCTGTCGGGCTACTGGTCGCGCTATAACCGCAGCAGCGCGCGCTTTC
Proteins encoded in this window:
- a CDS encoding YoaK family protein, producing the protein MKHEDTILAAVAGFVDTLSFVALFGLFTAHVTGNFVLIGAGAAGFGQGVLLKLSVFPAFVCGVVASSLIARAFSGRPAWQGTRALHAVQAVLLLGFCAAGVWASPVTQSDSLPVLLAGIVGTFAMGIQNAHPRVIARAGVPNTVMTGNVTQAILDVVDLLSAGTPDSVRTAARARFAKMWPAIVAFALGAMAGALGFRYLGFWALLAPAVALAGLAACAGMSAGTAAREHA
- a CDS encoding alginate export family protein, which gives rise to MPRAARLDRLARASLVAGLLLAGTDAARADAETAPAAADGAPAATCTAKRPTVLFNRWQEDWSVLANPCVPRAPLDGLKYIPLGNDPASYLSLGVNLRERLETNDAPLFGIGSAQSDTYLIQRVEVHADAHLGQHWQFFVQLQDDRAFGKNTISPVDRNPLDLEQAFATYTGALGGGTFKFRVGRQEMAFDLQRFIAARDGPNVRLAFDAVWADYEYRKWRFIAYATQPVQNRTVSAFDDVSNRDLTFSGVRFERQSVGPGDLSGYWSRYNRSSARFLDASGAERRDVWDLRYTGTHGRFDWDLETMLQTGTVGSSTIRAWAVGSIAGYRLDAPWSPRIALQVDAASGDRHPHDGRVETFNPLFPNGYYFTLAGFTGYSNLIHVKPSVTLKPSPNLSLLGALGFQWRETTGDAVYQQGNAVVPGTAGKGGSWTGMYVQLRADWTIAANLIGAVEAVHFQVGDAIREAGGHNADYVGVELKYGW